The Trypanosoma brucei gambiense DAL972 chromosome 10, complete sequence genome has a segment encoding these proteins:
- a CDS encoding isoleucyl-tRNA synthetase, putative: MNRCYSLLCSVLNSGKRAQTSFPSTRCTVIHSRVLPSESITSSFSPPETTTASKDKSRGETASKTTMTGPLQNFGDELNFPKMEEEVLKHWEDIDAFKECLKQSEGKKPYTFYDGPPFATGLPHYGHLLAGTIKDIVCRYAHQTGHHVDRRFGWDCHGLPIEFEIDKEYGIKSSHDVKKMGIENYNNACRAIVMRFSEEWRKTVTRMGRWIDFDNDYKTMYLSYMESVWWVFKSLWDKGLVYRGFKVMPFSTACTTPLSNFEANLNYKDVSDPSLMVTFRTKDDPNTFLIAWTTTPWTLPSNLALCVHPNIDYVKVLDSKTKRHYIFGEPRLGEVYPKKKGDGKKGTETSPYTIVSRMKGKELVGTKYEPLFPYFEEKYGATAYRVLCDAYVATDSGTCVVHQAPGFGEEDNRICIDSGVITKEDMLCPVDENGSFTPDVVDFQGRYVKEADSDIIKYLESKGLVHSKGSIVHSYPFCWRSEAPLIYKAVDTWFVKVESLREQLLSANEETEWVPDFVKVRRFSNWLADAKDWNVSRNRYWGTPLPIWHSEDWEEVVCVGSVAELEELSGTKGITDIHRHFVDQLTIPSKRPGMPPLRRVEVVFDCWFESGSMPYAQIHYPFAAKDSFVGEKFPADFVAEGLDQTRGWFYTMLVLGVALFGRVPFKNVVVNGLILAEDGKKMSKRLKNYPEPGIIINTHGADALRMYMINSPVVRAEPLRFREQGVKGIVRDVMLPLFNAAKFFIANANYCVELGGNVATDVVSSNEMDRWILASTQTLQQYVKREMEKYHLYNVVPGVLRFVVDLSNWYVRMNRRRMKDTVDLEDRSKALSTMLNVLFAVSRIIAPIAPFVAEMLYLRIKPLLPQEQQLKSVHFHMFPEDDISKHDEVLERAMTRMVTIVELARVLRDRMVIPMKRPVRQVVVVHPDEAYLDDVRKVVTYIKEEVSAFEVVLSSSDEYVTTQLDASMENLGKLYRNEAPQIRKAIQALGPAAVTEFLKTGEVEVLGKKISRDDVKVIRKVKDGITDFESNTDNDVVVLLDKRDDQTLVDSWRAREFVNRVQQLRKKAKLIVKDIIEVYFETEDPELTTSILNCSEQVNKTIRGKWETMDKLPKGAKLIAEEDNSISGVGIRIVFTQPSAGES; this comes from the coding sequence ATGAATCGATGCTACTCCCTCCTTTGTTCCGTGCTGAACAGCGGTAAACGTGCCCAAACGAGTTTCCCGTCGACACGGTGTACCGTAATTCACTCACGTGTGTTGCCAAGCGAATCCATAAcgtcttccttttctccaccGGAAACCACAACAGCATCAAAAGATAAATCTAGAGGGGAGACAGCGAGTAAAACCACGATGACTGGACCACTACAGAACTTTGGCGATGAACTTAACTTCCCAAAAATGGAAGAAGAGGTGCTGAAGCACTGGGAGGATATCGATGCGTTCAAAGAATGCCTTAAGCAAtcagaaggaaagaaaccgTACACATTTTACGACGGACCGCCATTCGCGACGGGGTTGCCACATTACGGGCACCTCTTGGCTGGCACCATTAAGGATATCGTGTGTCGCTATGCCCATCAAACTGGCCATCACGTCGACCGCCGGTTTGGCTGGGATTGCCACGGGCTCCCCATTGAGTTTGAAATTGACAAGGAATATGGAATTAAATCTTCGCATGATGTGAAGAAGATGGGCATCGAGAACTACAACAACGCATGCCGCGCCATCGTGATGCGTTTTTCGGAGGAGTGGCGTAAAACTGTGACACGCATGGGGAGGTGGATCGACTTTGACAACGACTACAAAACGATGTATCTCTCGTACATGGAAAGTGTTTGGTGGGTGTTCAAAAGTCTCTGGGATAAGGGTCTCGTGTACAGGGGATTTAAGGTGATGCCCTTCTCAACGGCTTGCACCACTCCCCTCAGTAACTTCGAGGCCAACTTGAACTACAAGGACGTCAGTGACCCTTCACTAATGGTTACCTTCAGGACTAAAGATGACCCGAACACATTCCTTATAGCTTGGACAACAACACCGTGGACACTTCCAAGCAACCTGGCGCTTTGCGTTCATCCGAATATCGACTACGTTAAGGTCCTTGACAGCAAGACAAAACGTCACTACATCTTTGGCGAACCGCGACTTGGGGAGGTTTATCCCAAGAAGAAAGGCGATGGCAAGAAGGGCACGGAGACATCCCCGTATACTATTGTCAGTCGtatgaaggggaaggagcTTGTCGGGACAAAATACGAACCGCTGTTTCCCTACTTTGAGGAGAAATATGGAGCCACCGCGTACCGTGTGCTGTGTGACGCGTACGTAGCGACGGACTCTGGCACGTGTGTTGTGCACCAGGCCCCCGGGTTTGGTGAGGAAGATAATCGCATATGCATCGACAGCGGTGTTATAACGAAGGAGGATATGCTTTGCCCTGTCGATGAAAATGGTTCTTTCACCCCAGATGTGGTGGATTTCCAGGGTCGTTACGTGAAGGAAGCCGACTCAGACATTATCAAGTACTTGGAGTCAAAGGGACTTGTCCATAGTAAGGGATCCATTGTTCACAGTTACCCATTCTGCTGGCGCAGCGAAGCACCGCTGATCTATAAGGCGGTTGACACGTGGTTCGTGAAAGTGGAGTCTTTGCGTGAGCAACTTCTTTCTGCCAATGAGGAAACGGAGTGGGTACCCGACTTTGTTAAGGTTAGGCGTTTCTCCAACTGGCTTGCCGACGCCAAAGACTGGAACGTTTCCCGTAACCGCTACTGGGGTACTCCCCTTCCTATTTGGCACAGCGAAGACTGGGAGGAGGTTGTGTGCGTTGGTAGTGTGGCTGAACTGGAAGAACTTTCCGGCACGAAGGGGATCACCGATATTCACCGCCATTTCGTTGATCAGTTAACGATCCCAAGTAAGCGCCCGGGTATGCCCCCACTGCGTCGCGTGGAAGTGGTCTTTGATTGCTGGTTCGAGTCGGGCTCCATGCCCTATGCGCAGATTCACTACCCGTTCGCGGCTAAGGATAGTTTCGTTGGGGAAAAGTTCCCTGCGGATTTTGTGGCAGAAGGTCTCGACCAAACACGCGGCTGGTTCTACACGATGCTTGTTCTCGGCGTTGCCCTCTTTGGGCGGGTCCCTTTCAAAAACGTTGTTGTGAACGGACTTATTCTTGCCGAGGACGGTAAAAAGATGAGCAAACGACTGAAGAACTACCCCGAGCCTGGAATCATCATAAATACGCACGGTGCAGACGCTCTGCGTATGTACATGATCAATTCCCCGGTGGTGCGGGCGGAACCATTGCGCTTCAGGGAACAGGGTGTAAAGGGCATTGTCAGAGACGTGATGCTACCTCTGTTTAATGCCGCAAAGTTTTTTATTGCGAATGCCAACTACTGCGTGGAGTTGGGTGGAAACGTGGCGACCGATGTTGTGAGCTCCAATGAAATGGACCGCTGGATTTTGGCGTCGACGCAGACGCTTCAACAATACGTAAAGCGTGAGATGGAGAAGTACCATCTATACAATGTCGTTCCCGGGGTCCTTCGGTTCGTTGTGGATCTTTCCAATTGGTACGTTCGTATGAACCGCCGTCGTATGAAAGACACTGTTGACTTGGAGGACCGCTCGAAGGCACTCTCGACAATGTTGAAcgttctttttgctgtttcccGTATTATTGCCCCTATTGCTCCGTTTGTTGCAGAAATGTTGTACCTACGCATCAAACCACTGCTTCCACAGGAGCAGCAGCTTAAATCGGTGCACTTTCACATGTTCCCGGAGGACGACATATCGAAGCATGACGAAGTGTTAGAGCGTGCTATGACTCGTATGGTCACCATTGTCGAGCTTGCTCGTGTTCTTCGAGATCGCATGGTTATTCCTATGAAGCGACCGGTGCGTCAAGTTGTCGTTGTTCATCCTGACGAGGCGTACCTTGATGACGTTCGGAAAGTGGTTACGTACATCAAGGAGGAGGTGAGTGCCTTTGAGGTTGTTCTTTCCTCCAGTGATGAATACGTCACAACCCAACTGGATGCGAGCATGGAAAACTTGGGTAAACTCTACCGCAACGAGGCACCACAAATCCGCAAGGCGATTCAGGCATTGGGACCAGCAGCGGTTACTGAGTTTCTCAAAACTGGCGAAGTGGAGGTGCTCGGCAAGAAGATATCACGTGACGATGTGAAGGTGATCCGTAAAGTAAAGGATGGCATAACTGACTTTGAGAGCAACACTGACAATGATGTAGTCGTTCTCTTGGACAAGCGAGATGACCAAACGTTGGTGGACTCATGGCGCGCGCGGGAGTTCGTTAACCGAGTGCAGCAGCTCCGCAAGAAGGCCAAACTCATCGTCAAAGACATTATTGAGGTCTACTTCGAGACGGAGGATCCGGAACTGACTACCTCGATCCTCAACTGCTCTGAGCAGGTTAACAAAACTATCCGGGGGAAATGGGAAACAATGGACAAGCTCCCTAAAGGGGCTAAGCTAATTGCGGAGGAAGACAACTCGATATCGGGAGTTGGAATAAGAATTGTTTTCACACAACCGTCGGCTGGTGAATCGTAA
- a CDS encoding adaptin complex 4 subunit, putative — MEISCASAEVRNELSKLLQRFQDPEVQFDPIQKRGVISKVIGYMTMGVDTSCLFPHLTLACETTDFVTKKLVYLYLSNHAEKNPEVALLCINTLIKECKEQSPIVRGLALRSLSSLRLPQLFEYLFPVLKTAFTDPSPYVRKTACTSALRVFRASPAEFRRHQFLNNVLKALQDSDALVCGNALEVLLEVSREAEANGCTEGILHVTKPLLYQLLNIMKRVSEYHRVQIISLIHKYVPQDESEMYDIMNLLDEHLQTRNSGTVLSVCKALFHLTQNHPAMYSEVLSRLKAPLLTLVSSCTGTEAVYPVLCHIKLLLQHEPRLFQDAYKSFYCRNGDPTYTKTVKMDILSMLVTPTSVGDILNEFVAYAHERGSSAVSCAAIEAIGRIPLKLPAMVEDVTKHLVTFLESSAEYVRNTSITVMKGVLQNRRYIPTVQLFLEKLMESCREMDVVEPESSVALVWLLGEYGEHIEEAPYILEEMCNDSLLKRPAEFLRQFLTSSITLFFKRPPEMQRVLGRMFQLLANDFTHPDVHDQVRLYYRLLRENPEVASYVICAPKSDIIEFAEERNAELKDKLFDEFNTLSVVYFRPSEEFVRDSAPRTGDDDDDKTEDEEQEDDPTHDEDGNKTTHEGIAGHNVSTLPNVSHPHLESNFSLSVDASMELHEFEHRWISLGDSVVTTANMQLRLRSVPDMEMFEDALDVCGVVMLTAGPHNDGDRCFLYAQEEGAMEAYFLLEVCLSRNGMVNVKVKSDSAHMQQFLQHFNKIMDQF, encoded by the coding sequence ATGGAAATCTCATGTGCCTCTGCAGAAGTGCGTAATGAATTGAGTAAATTATTGCAGCGGTTTCAAGATCCAGAGGTTCAGTTTGACCCCATTCAAAAACGTGGAGTCATAAGTAAGGTGATTGGTTACATGACGATGGGTGTTGACACTTCATGTCTCTTTCCACACTTGACACTTGCATGTGAGACGACAGACTTTGTCACCAAGAAACTCGTTTACCTTTATCTCAGCAATCATGCAGAGAAGAATCCTGAAGTGGCGTTACTTTGTATAAACACACTTATTAAAGAGTGTAAGGAACAAAGTCCCATTGTGCGAGGACTTGCGCTGCgctccctttcttcccttcggTTACCACAACTGTTTGAGTACTTATTTCCTGTCCTAAAGACTGCCTTCACCGATCCATCCCCTTATGTGCGCAAGACGGCGTGCACATCCGCCCTTAGAGTTTTCCGCGCGTCACCCGCAGAGTTTCGCAGGCATCAGTTTCTCAACAACGTCCTAAAGGCCTTGCAGGATAGCGATGCTCTGGTGTGTGGGAATGCATTGGAAGTGCTTCTTGAAGTCTCACGCGAAGCCGAAGCTAATGGTTGTACGGAAGGTATTTTGCATGTGACAAAACCTTTATTGTACCAACTGCTAAACATCATGAAACGCGTCTCCGAGTACCACCGCGTGCAGATTATTAGCCTCATACATAAATACGTACCTCAAGATGAGAGTGAAATGTATGACATTATGAATTTATTGGATGAACACCTCCAGACGAGGAATAGCGGAACTGTACTAAGTGTGTGCAAGGCTTTGTTTCACCTGACGCAGAATCACCCTGCGATGTATTCTGAGGTTCTCAGTCGCTTAAAGGCCCCGCTTCTTACGCTAGTGTCGTCGTGCACTGGAACAGAGGCGGTGTATCCTGTGCTATGTCATATtaagctgctgctgcaacatGAGCCCCGGCTTTTTCAGGATGCATACAAGTCATTCTATTGCCGCAACGGGGACCCAACCTATACAAAGACGGTTAAGATGGATATACTTAGTATGTTAGTGACTCCCACCTCGGTAGGAGATATTCTCAATGAATTTGTAGCGTATGCGCACGAACGTGGAAGCAGCGCGGTGTCATGTGCCGCCATCGAGGCGATTGGCCGAATCCCATTGAAACTACCAGCGATGGTGGAGGATGTGACGAAGCATCTCGTTACATTCCTGGAGAGCAGTGCTGAGTACGTACGTAACACGAGCATCACGGTCATGAAGGGCGTTCTGCAAAATCGTCGGTATATTCCCACGGTCCAATTGTTTCTTGAGAAGCTGATGGAATCATGTCGCGAGATGGATGTGGTGGAACCTGAGAGCTCCGTAGCGCTTGTGTGGCTTCTCGGCGAGTATGGTGAGCACATAGAAGAGGCGCCGTATATTTTGGAGGAGATGTGTAATGATTCTCTTCTCAAGCGTCCAGCAGAGTTCCTTCGACAGTTTCTTACATCCTCCATAACATTGTTCTTCAAACGCCCACCGGAAATGCAACGCGTTCTAGGACGGATGTTCCAACTGCTTGCCAATGACTTCACACATCCAGATGTTCACGACCAGGTGCGTCTCTACTATCGGTTACTCCGAGAGAACCCAGAAGTAGCTTCCTACGTAATATGCGCCCCGAAGTCTGACATTATCGAGTTTGCAGAGGAGCGGAACGCGGAACTCAAGGATAAACTCTTTGATGAGTTCAATACACTCTCTGTTGTGTATTTCCGACCGAGTGAAGAATTTGTCCGCGACTCTGCACCACGCACAggcgatgatgacgatgataaAACTGAAGATGAAGAACAGGAAGACGATCCCACACATGACGAGGATGGGAATAAGACAACACACGAGGGGATAGCAGGCCACAATGTCTCCACTTTGCCTAACGTTTCTCATCCTCATTTGGAAAGCAACTTTAGTCTCTCAGTTGATGCGAGCATGGAACTGCACGAATTTGAGCATCGCTGGATCTCGCTTGGTGATTCAGTTGTGACGACAGCCAACATGCAATTGCGGCTGCGCAGTGTCCCTGACATGGAAATGTTTGAAGATGCACTTGACGTGTGTGGAGTCGTCATGCTTACGGCTGGTCCTCACAATGATGGTGATAGATGCTTTTTGTATGCGCAAGAAGAGGGCGCAATGGAAGCGTACTTTCTACTGGAGGTATGCCTGTCGAGGAATGGTATGGTAAACGTTAAGGTGAAGTCCGACAGCGCTCACATGCAGCAATTTTTGCAACATTTTAACAAAATCATGGATCAGTTTTGA
- a CDS encoding pre-mRNA splicing factor ATP-dependent RNA helicase, putative, translated as MLSDGALCGLLNSGACMRASAFSNSFPSPFFLLFFPALRYTSPSLILFSFVNVVALIRVLPPFRYMLNERRPQVHLPVTEARAAIVRMIRRHNAVVIVGETGSGKTTQIPQYVWDDIVSKGDGGIVGCTQPRRVAAVSIARHVAQQRGGKVGGEVAYAVRFDDTCTKNTKIKFMTDGILLREIQTDPDLTHYRCLILDEAHERTLHGDVLFGLLKDIARRRKNTLSIVIMSATLNEEHFSKFWWDAPVGVIHGRTFPVTIYHTVEPQADYVEAAVSALLQIHQREEPGDVLCFLTGREEIEDAKRMLEQRMKLLPNDIGDFVVLPLYSAMPYEQQLVVFDPAPPGKRKIIIATNIAETSITVEGIKYVVDSGVVKAKHYNSKTGMEVLAEVDVSRAQATQRAGRAGRVAAGKCFRLYTAQAFESLHENTVPEIQRCSLISVVLQMKSLNIDRIADFEFMDAPNPHALTKAEETLMLLNALDSEGCVTPLGKRLTDFPIEPAAAMVLLAGKALGVEREAVIAIAMTSTENLFVTSRDIKERADRCKGAFAKSAGDHATLVSIYQAFKHSPKDQRKLWCETNAISYRQMLKVQDVITQLMAILAEGDDEELLATLVPKSVRQALSHKATDESCAVVSGSNDDNTVTNGYDHQWEPGANGRSSGLKFRDFELLRRALCCGYFLNVAFYNAKIGNFQTVVGQQVVHIHPSSVLFTLRRKPALVLFNSVVRTTRRYMQNVSVVQEAWLRETSSFSRMML; from the coding sequence ATGTTATCGGACGGGGCTCTGTGTGGATTGCTGAATTCTGGTGCATGTATGCGTGCGAGTGCTTTTTCTAACAGTTTTCCTtcgcctttctttcttttatttttccctgcTCTCAGGTACACCTCCCCCTCATTAATACTTTTTTCATTCGTCAACGTTGTTGCATTAATACGAGTTCTGCCACCGTTCAGGTATATGTTGAATGAACGGCGGCCTCAGGTGCATTTACCCGTGACGGAGGCTCGCGCCGCAATTGTCCGCATGATTCGCCGCCATAATGCCGTTGTTATTGTAGGTGAGACGGGTTCAGGAAAGACAACACAAATTCCGCAATATGTGTGGGATGATATCGTCTCAAAGGGGGACGGAGGCATTGTTGGATGCACGCAACCACGTCGTGTGGCTGCTGTGAGTATCGCGCGGCACGTCGCACAGCAAAGGGGTGGTAAAGTCGGCGGTGAGGTGGCTTATGCCGTACGATTTGATgacacatgcacaaaaaatACGAAGATAAAGTTCATGACGGACGGTATTCTTTTGCGAGAGATCCAGACGGATCCTGATTTGACGCATTATCGCTGTTTGATTCTTGATGAGGCACACGAACGAACGCTGCACGGTGATGTACTTTTCGGTCTTCTTAAAGACATTGCCAGACGCAGGAAGAACACACTATCCATTGTCATAATGTCCGCAACGCTCAACGAGGAGCACTTCTCAAAATTTTGGTGGGATGCGCCGGTTGGCGTGATTCACGGCAGGACTTTTCCGGTAACTATTTATCACACAGTTGAGCCGCAGGCCGATTATGTGGAGGCAGCTGTGAGTGCCCTTCTACAGATTCACCAACGGGAGGAACCAGGTgatgttttgtgtttccttacagggagggaggaaattGAAGATGCTAAACGGATGCTCGAGCAGCGCATGAAGTTGCTCCCAAATGACATAGGAgattttgttgttcttccGCTTTACTCTGCGATGCCGTACGAGCAGCAATTGGTTGTGTTTGACCCTGCTCCACCAGGGAAGCGTAAGATAATTATTGCGACAAACATTGCTGAAACTTCTATTACCGTGGAAGGCATAAAGTACGTGGTGGACAGCGGCGTGGTGAAAGCAAAGCACTACAATTCAAAGACAGGAATGGAAGTGTTGGCAGAAGTTGATGTTAGCAGGGCTCAGGCGACACAACGTGCAGGACGGGCAGGGCGCGTGGCGGCAGGGAAGTGTTTTCGTCTGTACACCGCTCAGGCCTTTGAATCGCTGCACGAGAACACGGTGCCGGAAATACAGCGGTGCTCGCTAATTAGCGTAGTGCTGCAGATGAAGAGCCTCAACATTGATCGTATTGCTGACTTTGAGTTCATGGATGCACCGAACCCGCACGCGTTAACAAAGGCGGAGGAAACACTGATGCTGCTGAACGCTCTGGATAGCGAAGGGTGCGTTACGCCGCTGGGAAAGCGGCTGACCGACTTCCCCATTGAGCCAGCAGCAGCTATGGTGCTATTGGCAGGAAAGGCTTTAGGTGTCGAGCGTGAAGCAGTTATTGCTATTGCGATGACAAGCACCGAAAACTTGTTTGTTACATCCCGTGACATAAAAGAAAGGGCTGACAGGTGCAAAGGGGCCTTTGCGAAGTCCGCAGGAGATCACGCAACTCTGGTTAGCATCTACCAGGCGTTTAAACATTCACCAAAGGATCAGCGAAAGTTATGGTGCGAGACAAACGCCATCAGCTATCGCCAAATGCTAAAAGTTCAAGATGTTATTACGCAGCTTATGGCTATACTTGCTGAGGGTGATGACGAGGAATTGTTAGCTACTTTAGTGCCCAAGTCAGTTCGGCAAGCGCTGTCCCATAAGGCGACGGACGAGAGTTGTGCCGTCGTTAGTGGGAGTAATGACGACAACACCGTGACGAACGGTTATGACCACCAGTGGGAGCCTGGTGCGAATGGAAGGTCTAGTGGACTAAAGTTTCGTGATTTTGAGCTTCTTCGTCGCGCGCTTTGTTGCGGTTATTTTCTTAATGTAGCCTTTTACAATGCAAAAATTGGCAACTTTCAAACCGTAGTGGGACAGCAGGTGGTGCACATCCACCCCTCATCGGTGCTATTCACGTTGCGAAGAAAGCCAGCATTAGTACTATTCAACAGCGTTGTGCGTACAACAAGACGATATATGCAAAACGTTTCCGTTGTGCAGGAGGCCTGGCTTCGTGAAACATCGTCGTTCTCACGTATGATGTTGTAA